The sequence below is a genomic window from Prosthecobacter dejongeii.
AAAGCGAGCATGGTGGTCAGACCCAAGGCAACTGAGACTTCGATCAAAAGACTTCCTCGCCGAATCCGTGAAGCATAATGGAGCTTTGTTTTCATGGTGCGGCGCCCACTTCTCGCGTGCTGATCTGCCCTCGTGAAGTTATCACCCGGTCCACCTCAAACGTGACATGAAAGAGACGCTCCGGCGCACGATTGAAAAAAGGCGTGTGCGTGATCACCTCAAGGGTGTAGTGCCCGTCATCAGGCGTGTAGTTGGAAAGATCGTCAATGGAGATCGAAAAACTCTGCGGCACGTTGGTGGGTTCCTCCACTTGCTCGGGATTGTAATGCCTGCCAAATCGACGCTCAGTCCCATTCACCAAGGTTCCAACGGTTCCCAGCACTTGCCCTCCTTTATACAATTGAACATAGGTGCGCGAGTCTGGATAAAGGTGCTGGAAAGACACCACGATAGAGGGAATCCGATCAATAAAAACCTGGCCAGGACTGACGTTAGCCGCAGTCGCGACTGGCACGGGCCAAATTTCGATTTTCGGCTGCATCAGGATGGTATCAGGCACCAGATAGGAAGCATAACGCACAATGGTAAAACTCTGTTCCCCATTGCCTGAACTCACCGTGGGAGAATTGAGCTGATGATAAAGAGGACCGAAAACATAATCTCCATTCTCTAAATTGGAATCCTCCAATAGATACTGCGGCTGGTTCAGCCCTGAATAGGTCGTAGCATCGAAATTACGTCCATTGACCGCCAAATAGACCGTGCGCTCCGCCGTGCTTGTGCTGGCCTCCACCAAGCCTTCCACGTGAATGTTCATCGTGTAAGGCCTGTCCGCCCGAGTACGCTTGACAAAAGTGGTCCCGGTGGGATCACCACGCACATAATCGTCTTCCGTATCAATGGTTACGCTAACCACCGGATTGTATGTGCCAATCAGCTTCGTATCTAACAGATAAACGTTTGTATCCCAGGCCGTACCTCGCGCAAAAAGCTCATAGAGCGAGCCCGTCTCATTCACGCGCACAGGGGCTGTATAACTGCCTCCCGTGCCGACAATGGGTGTGTCATAAATTTGACCTGTCGCTAGGTCCGTCTGCCGCACCCAAGCTTCAGGAGTCTGGGCCATAAGCCCAGTAGCGATCACATTTAAAAACACGTGTTTAAGATTCATAACTCACGGTTTTTTTTCAGATGAAGGTTCTTCAGCAGGCTCTAGAATCGTGATTGGGCCGCCCTTATAAATAGCCACCAAAAGACGCTGATCATGAGCCACGCTAGCAAGTAATTCCTTGGCAGCTTGACGATTCCCGCGTGACATTCCCAGAGTCACTTCTCGTCCGCCTAACCAAGATTCATTTCGTTTTAGAAAGTTAGGCCAGAAGGTAAAATTTCCCTGAGGCTTAGCCAACACACGTGAGCGTAAAGAGGCGGGTAAGTGCAAGATGGAACCCACCGGAACCAGCGTGTACATTTCGCCATCGCTGAGGATGATGGATTTAGTCCAGAGCGAACTCTCCAATTTAGGGGGAGTGCCCACGACTGGCTTGGCCTGGACCTTGAGTTGCGATTTCAAAGATGGAGTAGTCATCACCTTTTGACGCAAGTTGGATTCTGAAATCACATCACGTGCCAGATTCTGAGACCTCTCTTGGGCAATCAGGCCTCCCAAAAACGAAGCCACCCCCAGCGCGATGATCTTCCCGCGCCACAAGGTAACGGAAGCTGTAGCCACACGGTTCATCTGGGGGGAGAATTCCTTCAACCAAAGCGCTTTACTCTCTGACAATGGTCGCTACTCCGGCAGGATTGGGACTGTCTTCCAAGATCCACTGTCCTGAAGCAAATGAAAGAGAGCCTGTAGGAATAGGCGGATCTTTTTGATACTCCCCTAACACGTTAAAAATGCCATTGGGCTTGTGAGCATTGCCACCCCCTTGCCAAGTAATTTCGATATCAATGGGCGCAGAAGTCGCCTTGAAAACAGCCGCAGGCGTAATCAAAATCGTTTTCAGCGGGGCTGTGTTGTACTCTTGAATGTTGCGAAACTCGATTTGCCCCACCCGCTCGGATGTATTGGTGCCACCACTGGCAGAAACCCCTGCTTTAAGGTGAAACTGCCCACCATTACCATTGGTGCCAGAGGCACCTGGGGCTCCAAGTGTATCTCCCTTGGCCTGAATACCTGAAAACACAAATTTGTACGAGCCGGTTATTTCATGGTCAATTTTAAAGGGAACCCGAGTCGCGATGCGAGTGCCTGCCGCCACACCAGGAGCTCCCAAAAGAATGTCGGCATGAATGCTCGGCGACGCACCGACCAGGAAAATGGCCATGGAAAGCAACAGTTGGGATTTCATAGCATTCTCAATTTTGAATTTCCGGAGTTTTTTGGCGATAACCTAAAAGAACACCCCTATTTTATTATCAAATATGATAATTCGCAATGAAAATTATGTTTTTTCTGTTTAAACGAAAAAATTCAACTTCTCTCAATCTCAAAAATGACAACTCTTGTAGGACAACTTCAATTCAGAACTTGCCTTTTAAGCGGATTTTTACTTAAGTTATTGCAAAAGCCTTAAAAGTGAGCTGATTTTTTATTCGCTCTTTAGAGGCAAAAAAAGTCTCTTTGCCTCAACCAAACCTAAATTGAGGAAGTTTTGTGACCCACGATCACTGCTCACTCCTTGCGGAGACTGACTCCAGAACAAGCTTCGAGGTATCAAACAGGGATTCTTAACGCATGTTTGTGTGTTCCCAAAACACCACCAAGACTGGATCAAGTTTGAGTTCGGTTAATCTGTTTCGGGTTTGCTAAGACCAATCATCAGTTCAGGTCTAACCTATATTATTTTCACCGGGTCATTTTGATTTGGGTCGCAGCGCCTTGACCTCAGGCGGGCTCAGATACCGCCAACTTCCCTTCGCAAGTTCGCCTAAAGTCAATGAAGCAATGGAGACTCGCATGAGGCGGAGTACTTCGATTCCATTCGCCTCTAAAACTCGTCGAATATGACGGTTTCTCCCTTCATCCAACGTGATGGCTAACCAACTATTCTTCACGCCTGTGCGCAATACCGAGACATGCAGCAGGTGCAGGTGCACTCCTTCATACATCACTCCCTGGCGCAAACGCTCTAATAGGCCGCCATCCACCAAACACGCGACCTGGACGTGGTAAGTTTTTTCCATGTGTGTTTCCGGATCTGTGATGCTATGAGCCCAGGCATTATCATTGGTAAAAAGCAGCAGACCTTCACTCGCTTTATCCAGCCGCCCGACCGGAGAGACATGTGGTAACCCCGCCTCCTTAAAGCACTCGTAAACCGTGGCGCGCCCTTCTTCATCGCTGGCTGTCGTGACGAGTCCTCGAGGCTTGTTCAGCATCAAATAGACGTGCTTGGCCGCAGCCACGGGAGTGCCACTGACCTGGATCACGTCATGATCCAACTGCACGGGTTTTTCTGGATCGCGACAAACGCGACCATTTAAAGTCACATGCCCCGCTTTGATGAGATTAAAACCTTGGCTGCGAGAGCAGTGCCCTAGTTTGGATAGGGCGCGAGCCAGTCCAGTGCGCATCATATCATTTCCTTGAAGAAGATGAACGAGTTTATTAAAGCAGGCTCATTCAAATAACAAAAAAAGGCGGGCTCACAAGAGCCCGCCCAAGATCAACAATAGAAATTCGGAACTGATTAGGCCTGAAGAGCAGCCTCATCAATGTTGACCCGACGACCATCTTTGTCGAAACGAACACGCCCAGCGACTAGGGCGAAAAGGGTGTGGTCACGGCCGATGCCAACATTAGCGCCTGGAACCCATTTGGTACCACGCTGACGGATGATGATATTGCCGGAGATGACGCTCTCACCACCGTATTTTTTAACACCGAGACGCTTGCTGTTGCTGTCGCGTCCGTTCTTGACACTTCCTTGACCTTTCTTATGAGCCATGACTTGATCCTCGTGTAGGTGAGATGATTGAAATTACGCGTTGATGGAGACCACTTGCACGCGGGTAAGCGGCTGGCGGTGGCCTTTGGTGAGATGGTAACCTTTACGCTTCTTGAATTTGAAAGCGGTGACTTTGGCAGCCTTGAACTGCTTCAACACTTTGAATTCAACGGTAGCACCTGCGACGGTTGGAGCACCGATTTTGATGTCTGCGCCTGCACCGGCTGCCAGCACCTGGTCGAAAGAAGAGGTTTCGCCTTCAGCAACTTCAAGCTTCTCCACGTCAACGAAGTCGCCCACGGAAGCTCTGTATTGTTTACCGCCTGTTTTGAAGATTGCGTATGCCATAACGTTGTCTGCTGAAGTGTTGTCATCTACCGTGCGGATGTGATCACAAGAGATCAAACGTCCGGCATCGGGGGCGACGATCATGCCACACACCACGCCATGGGCAACCGAATTTTTGAGCTTTCGGCAGGTTCTTGGGTGGAAGAGCCTTTTTACCCCCGCTGCGAAAAGCCTCGGGAGGCATTGACATCAGCCCGGCATCCTGAATATTACACCTCACTACATGGCCTCTGCGTCGCGCTCATTCTTTTGTCGTCTTTTCGCCCTGGCATTCCTGGCGATTTTTTCTGCCTCCTGCTCTTCTGTCAGTGTTGGGACAGGCGGCCAGATTTCCAAGGTCAAATATTACCACCTCGCCCCAGGTAATCCTGTGAGCACGATTGACCCTGCGGTGCAGTTTGAGCGTGATTATCATCTTTTTGGCGCAGTGACGCGGGCAGAGGTCACGGATCGTTTCGGTCATTATTACACCATTTTCTGGAAAGTGAACGACCGCACCCAGCCAGTGACCGTGCGTTTTGAGTACCGCCAGGCAAACACTGGCCTGGATGCCAAGGTGCTGGAGGAAGAAATCTCCGACGTCCGGCGCAGCAATCGCTCTAAGTTTCAGGTCAGTGGCAGTGAATATAATACTTCCGGACGCGTCACAGCATGGAAGGTGACGATCCTGCGCGGTAAGGAAGAGCTGGCCAGCCAGCAATCCTACTTGTGGAACTGAACCTGCTAACCTCTTTTCATCCCCCATGAAATGCTCTCCAAAATCGGCACTCTGGCTACACGCCAGTCGAAAACGTGTCGTCGGGGCTGCATCTGAGAGGATGTTTGAAGCGAATTAAATCTCGAAGACCTCCTCTGACCGCCGTGATTGCTCCATCAACCATTCTTGTGGGCCGAATAGGCAAGGTTTTTTGGTTGCGAGTAGAAGGTCGTGGAACTTTCCAAAATTCAGTTCAGGTCAAAAAAGCCCTGCAAGCTGTCGTCGCCAACGGGACGCATGATCTCGTGGTGGATCTGGAACGATGTCCGATGATGGATTCCACGTTTCTCGGCACCCTCACTGGGGCGGCCCTCCACCTCCGGGAAAAAAATGGTGGTTCCCTGAGTGTTCTGAATGCAAATGCCAGAAATTTACAATTGCTGTCAGACCTAGGGCTGGATCACATCATGGATGTGGATACTCAAGGCAGCGCATGGCCTGAAGAACGCGAACTGGCCTGTGCCCAACTCGCCACTTGCGGGGAAAAAGGTGCCAGTTGCAAACTCGAGCATACCCAGCACGTGCTCCAGGCGCATCAAAACTTGGCGGATATGAGCAACACGAACGAAGGCCGCTTCCGCGATGTCATTCATTTTTTAGAGAAGGAGCTTGAGGAACAGCCAGAACTGGCCACCTCCTGAGGGTTGCCTACGCCGCCTGGATCTGAGACGAATCCCAGCCCGGCCAGCCGCCCGTCATCCCTGGACCCATGACCATCATCATCATCACCGTGCTGAGTCTGTTGCTGACAGGCTGCCTCGCTGCTTTGGTGATCATCTCAAAGAAAAAAAACAAGGCTATTCTCGACCTGCTCAAAGAGGAACAGGCCATCGTGGAAGAAGAGCGCCGCATGTTCGGCTTTCTCCATGATCTGGGTGAGGCCATCACCCGAGAGGACAGCCAGTCCACCATGTACCGACTCATCGTCGAAGGTGCCATGCGAGTTTTGGAAAGCAATGGGGGGGCTCTTTACCTTCTCGATCCAACCGGAAAATCCCTGGTTCCCCGCTTTCATTCAGACCATTCTGCCCCTTTGATTGACCTGCCAGAGCGCATCGCTGCCATGGGCAAAGCCAATGCTTCTGCCCTCCTGAGTTTTCTTCGACTTCATTCTTTACGCCCCGAGGAAGGCATCGTGGGCAGTGTGTTCACCCATCAGAAACCGGAAATCATTGAGGATCTACGCAAAGACCCACGATTAAGCCATCCCAGCAGCTTTCAAAACAACATCACCACCCTCATCGGCCCGTTGAGCTTCGGTCCGCAAAAGTTGGGAGTCCTGGCCGTGACAGCCCCGAAGGGTGTGCGAACTTACAACGACAACGATTTTGAGGTCTTCAAGTCCATCGTCGAACAGTCTGCCTTTGCTCTGGCCAATGCCATGGCACATCAGGCCGCCTCAGAGAAAAAACAAATCGAGGCTGAACTCCGCGCCGCCAGTGAGATCCAGCGCATCCTCCTGCCAGAAAATGACCCCATTCTCCAGGGTTACACGATCGCCGGCCGTAACATCCCCGCCAAAGTTCTAAGTGGCGACTATTATGACTACATTCCTCTATCAGGGAACCGTCATGGAGTGGTCATTGCAGACGTCTCGGGCAAAGGCACCGCCGCAGCCATCATCACCGCCATGTGTCGCAGCATCTTGCGCAGCAATGCGGAAAGCAGCCCCTCCCCTGCGGCTGTCCTCAGCGCCGTGAATCGGCAGCTCGCTCCAGACATCCGGGAAGACATGTTCATCAGCATGATCTACCTCGTCTTTGATGCCGAGACGGACCAGATCACCCTCGCCCGCGCTGGGCATACCCTTCCGCTCATTTGGCGCAAGGCCACCGGCAAGGTCGAAAGCCTGCACAGCGGCGGCTTAGCCGTGGGGATTGATAAAGGGGACGTCTTTGAGCGTGTCACTAAAGACCTGACTTTCCAAATGCAGCCAGGCGATTGCCTCCTCCTCTACACGGATGGCGTCAATGAAGCCCTGGATGGTAAGGGCCTCGAATTTGGCGAGGAGCGCATCCACACTACCCTCGCCACCCTGGCCCCTCAAGGAGCTAAAGCCATCATTGATGGCATCATCGCCGATGTGGACAAGTTTTTGGGAGGCAAACGCTCCCACGATGACATCACCTTGATTGCCCTGCAGAAGGCGGCATAATCCCACCCCCGCATCCTAGGTGTGGCGTGCTTATCTAAAGTCCAGCCCAGGATGCACCCACTGTTTCCCCCAACCTTCAAACCCCCTCAAAAACACCATGTCCGAGCCGAGTCCCTCCCCCGAGACCCAGCCTGAAATCCCTGAGTCTCCCGTCACCGTCGAAGCTGCCGAAGCCCCAGCTGACGGCCAACCCGACGCCACTCTCAGCCCCCTCGAAGTCGCCCTGGCTGAAGTGGCCCAGTGGAAAGACCTCGCTTACCGCAATGCCGCAGAGCTGGATAACTTCCGCAAACGCACCACCCGCGAAGCCCAGGAAACCCGTGCTTTTGCCAATGCTGACCTGCTTCGCTCCCTGTTCCCCATCCTCGATAATTTCGAAATGGGTCTGGAAGCCGCCCGTGCGGAGTCCGAAAAATCCATGATCTTCATGGGCATGAACATGGTCCACCGCCAAATCACCGATTTCCTCCGTGAGCAAGGCGTGCAGGAAGTCGAAGCTTTGGGCAAACCTTTTGACCCCAACCTTCACGATGCCGTCTCCCAGGAAATCACTCCTGGAACCGCTGAAGGCACCATCCTGCGGGTCACCCGGCGTGGCTACAAGCTCAAGGATCGCCTCCTCCGCGCCGCCAGTGTCATCGTCGCAGGCGCACCTGCCCCAGCTGAAACCACCCCGGCAGCGTAACCTTTTTTTGCATTCCTAATCATGGCAGACAAACGCGATTATTACGAGGTATTGGGCGTCTCCAAAGACGTCTCTGCCGATGAACTGAAAAAAGCCTACCGCAAGCTGGCCGTCAAATTTCACCCGGACAAAAACCCCGGTGACAAGACCGCTGAAGACAAGTTCAAAGAGGTAGGCGAAGCCTACGACATTCTCAGCGACGACCAAAAGCGCGCTGCCTATGACCGCTATGGTCACGGAGCCTTTGCGGGTGGCATGGGCGGCCCCAGCGGCGGCGGGGGGGGCGGTTTCCACGATCCCTTTGACATCTTCCGCGAAGTCTTCGGCGGTGGCGGCGGCGGAAACGCAGGCGGCATCTTCGAAAGCTTCTTTGGCGGTGGCGGGGGTGGTGGACGCCAGCGCAAAGATGGCCCCCAGCGCGGTAGCGACCTCCGCTATGGCCTGGAAATCTCCCTTGAAGAAGCCGCCACAGGTTGCGAGCGCGAGATTGAGTACGAGCGCCTCAACAGTTGCAAAACCTGCTCCGGCAGCGGTTCCGCCAGTGGTGGGGGTAAAAAGACCTGCCGCACTTGCGGTGGCGTGGGTCAGGTCATCTCCTCCCGTGGTTTCTTCCAGATCCAGCAGACCTGCCCAGACTGCAGCGGCTCTGGCGAGGTCATCAGCGACCCGTGCAAGACCTGCTCCGGCAGCGGCCGTTCGAAAGAACGCACCAAAATTCGTGTGAAAATCCCGGCAGGTATTGAGGACGGCTCCCGTCTCCGCTCCGGTGGTAATGGCGACTACGGCAGCAAAGGCGGACCGGCAGGGGATCTCTACATCGTCGTGCAGGTGCGCCAGCACGATATCTTCGAGCGTGAAGGTGACGACCTCCACTGCCAGATGCCTCTTAGCTTTGCCACGGCCACCCTGGGTGGCGAGACCACCGTCCCCACCCTGGAAGGCAAGGCCAACCTGAAAGTGCCCGCTGGCACCCAAAATGGTACCACCTTTCGCCTCCGGGGCAAAGGCCTCAAAACCCTGGGAGAAGACCACCACGGCGACCTCTACGTACACGTGCAAATCGCTGTGCCGACCAAACTGACGTCTGAACAAAAGACCCATCTGGAAGCCTTCGCTAAATCCTTCGGCGAGACGCCCTCCTCCACCATGGAGCAGAGCTTCTTTGATAAGGCCAAAAAGTTCTTCAAATAAGATGATCCCTCACGGGCGTAACCCTTCCCTGAACCTCACACCTCTGAATCCTATGAGCCAACCAAAAATCACCGCCTACCTGAAGACCTATTGCGGCTGGAGCGAAGGCGTGCGCGCCATCTTCCGCAAATACAGCCTCGACTTCGAAGAAAAGGACATCATCAAAAACCCTGCTTTCCGCTGGGAAATGGAACAGAAGAGCGGCCAGCCCCTGAGCCCCTGCGTGGAGATCAATGGCACCATGCTTCCTGACATCAGCGGTGAAGAAGTGGAGCGCTGGATGCTCGCCAACAACCTTCTGGAAAAGAACGAGACCCCACCGGATGCGCCGATTGATTCTGCCTGCACCGATGCCCAGCATGCCGCCATGGCCGCTGGCCAAGTGGGCAAAATCACCTTTGTGAACTGAAGTTCCATCATTGCCTGTCTGGGCGGTTGACAAGCCCTTCAGACAGGCTTAATTCCATCCCTGCTCTACGAGCAATGGCGAGGTAGC
It includes:
- a CDS encoding nucleotide exchange factor GrpE, producing MSEPSPSPETQPEIPESPVTVEAAEAPADGQPDATLSPLEVALAEVAQWKDLAYRNAAELDNFRKRTTREAQETRAFANADLLRSLFPILDNFEMGLEAARAESEKSMIFMGMNMVHRQITDFLREQGVQEVEALGKPFDPNLHDAVSQEITPGTAEGTILRVTRRGYKLKDRLLRAASVIVAGAPAPAETTPAA
- a CDS encoding PP2C family protein-serine/threonine phosphatase; translation: MTIIIITVLSLLLTGCLAALVIISKKKNKAILDLLKEEQAIVEEERRMFGFLHDLGEAITREDSQSTMYRLIVEGAMRVLESNGGALYLLDPTGKSLVPRFHSDHSAPLIDLPERIAAMGKANASALLSFLRLHSLRPEEGIVGSVFTHQKPEIIEDLRKDPRLSHPSSFQNNITTLIGPLSFGPQKLGVLAVTAPKGVRTYNDNDFEVFKSIVEQSAFALANAMAHQAASEKKQIEAELRAASEIQRILLPENDPILQGYTIAGRNIPAKVLSGDYYDYIPLSGNRHGVVIADVSGKGTAAAIITAMCRSILRSNAESSPSPAAVLSAVNRQLAPDIREDMFISMIYLVFDAETDQITLARAGHTLPLIWRKATGKVESLHSGGLAVGIDKGDVFERVTKDLTFQMQPGDCLLLYTDGVNEALDGKGLEFGEERIHTTLATLAPQGAKAIIDGIIADVDKFLGGKRSHDDITLIALQKAA
- a CDS encoding STAS domain-containing protein, which codes for MIAPSTILVGRIGKVFWLRVEGRGTFQNSVQVKKALQAVVANGTHDLVVDLERCPMMDSTFLGTLTGAALHLREKNGGSLSVLNANARNLQLLSDLGLDHIMDVDTQGSAWPEERELACAQLATCGEKGASCKLEHTQHVLQAHQNLADMSNTNEGRFRDVIHFLEKELEEQPELATS
- the rpmA gene encoding 50S ribosomal protein L27; the protein is MAHKKGQGSVKNGRDSNSKRLGVKKYGGESVISGNIIIRQRGTKWVPGANVGIGRDHTLFALVAGRVRFDKDGRRVNIDEAALQA
- a CDS encoding pseudouridine synthase, which encodes MMRTGLARALSKLGHCSRSQGFNLIKAGHVTLNGRVCRDPEKPVQLDHDVIQVSGTPVAAAKHVYLMLNKPRGLVTTASDEEGRATVYECFKEAGLPHVSPVGRLDKASEGLLLFTNDNAWAHSITDPETHMEKTYHVQVACLVDGGLLERLRQGVMYEGVHLHLLHVSVLRTGVKNSWLAITLDEGRNRHIRRVLEANGIEVLRLMRVSIASLTLGELAKGSWRYLSPPEVKALRPKSK
- the rplU gene encoding 50S ribosomal protein L21 — encoded protein: MAYAIFKTGGKQYRASVGDFVDVEKLEVAEGETSSFDQVLAAGAGADIKIGAPTVAGATVEFKVLKQFKAAKVTAFKFKKRKGYHLTKGHRQPLTRVQVVSINA
- a CDS encoding glutaredoxin family protein, giving the protein MSQPKITAYLKTYCGWSEGVRAIFRKYSLDFEEKDIIKNPAFRWEMEQKSGQPLSPCVEINGTMLPDISGEEVERWMLANNLLEKNETPPDAPIDSACTDAQHAAMAAGQVGKITFVN
- the dnaJ gene encoding molecular chaperone DnaJ, with product MADKRDYYEVLGVSKDVSADELKKAYRKLAVKFHPDKNPGDKTAEDKFKEVGEAYDILSDDQKRAAYDRYGHGAFAGGMGGPSGGGGGGFHDPFDIFREVFGGGGGGNAGGIFESFFGGGGGGGRQRKDGPQRGSDLRYGLEISLEEAATGCEREIEYERLNSCKTCSGSGSASGGGKKTCRTCGGVGQVISSRGFFQIQQTCPDCSGSGEVISDPCKTCSGSGRSKERTKIRVKIPAGIEDGSRLRSGGNGDYGSKGGPAGDLYIVVQVRQHDIFEREGDDLHCQMPLSFATATLGGETTVPTLEGKANLKVPAGTQNGTTFRLRGKGLKTLGEDHHGDLYVHVQIAVPTKLTSEQKTHLEAFAKSFGETPSSTMEQSFFDKAKKFFK